The sequence TTCTTGCAGCGAGCTATTCTGCAATATTGGTTACTGAGCACCAGAGGATAGCAGCTGTTGGTTCATCGGGAATGATTAATGGACTAGCTACAATTTTATTAACCTTGTTCATTGACCCTAAATCCGCTATGATCACTGACCAGGCGTTAAGAGGAAACAGACCGTATGAAGACGTAAAGGCTCTAGTAATTTTACTCATTGCAACTAAACTAATTGGCACATTACTTGGACAGATAATGTTTTTGCCAGCAGCAAAAGTTATAGCTAGTTTTTACGGGTCGTGACGACAGTATCTAACTTCTAGAGGTTTATCAACGTCAATAGCTAAACGGGAATAAACTTGAAGTACGGAAAGCACACCCTCATGAATCTCATGTTGTACTGAACCGACTGCCGAGCAAGCGCAAAGTACACACTATCCTTGGCGCGAACTAAAAGAATTTAAAGTATTTCTTCTAAGGTGCAAGATTTTACGTAGCTGTAGGTAGGATATTAATAGATAATTTTAACGTCTGAGAGGGATATACATGAATCTAAAGTCAATAGGCATTCCGGCATTGCTTCTTTTAATAGTTTTTTTCATGTCTAGCACTATAGGAGTTGGTATAACTACACTGATTTTTGCAGTTGTCTTTTTGGCACAGGCTATCTTATTTAGTATTAAAATAGAATACTACGATAAGTTTCTAAGTTTTACGAATCCTGGATTCTACAGTGCATACAGTGAAAAAGGTAGTGACTTCATAAGGAAAAAGCGAAAGACGAATATTATAAGTTATTATCTCCTCTCTGCCATCACGGGATTTAATGCATACACGCAAATAAGGTTAATGAATAAGTTCGATACTAGGTCTTTATTTAGCTTGAGGCAATCTTTGCCCTTAGTACTAGTAATTGTGGGTGTTATTTTCCTCATGAATTATATTACCATTTTAGTAATGAAGAAGTCCAAAACTGCTAATGAAGATTTAGGGTGGAATATAATCATAGGGATATTATTTACTATTATTTTAGGTGGCATAGTAAGCTTTTATATATTTCACTCGATACTTTGAGGTTCGCTAACAGGTTACATAATGCTAACAGTGATTTGATTTGAAACATTCTTATTTTGCGAATTAGAGGCATTGTAGGTAAAATTCAGGGCAGCGCCGTACATGGCGTTGTCTGAGTCTGGGGACACGATACGACGTACAACTTCGGGATTCTCGACACTTAGAGGATGATGAATGTGGTGTGGCGCGTTGGGAATCCAACACGAGCAGTTTCACTTTGGACACCTTGGGAGGGGAGGTGTTTGTTACATACTAGATGGAAAGGGTGTATCCCCCCAAATAGGATAAATGTGTAGTTTCTAAGGTTCTTGACAGAAATAATATTAGAATTGAGATTTGGGAACGGGGAGAAGGTTATACTTTGGCATCCGGCAGTAGTAGCTGTGCGGCAGCAAGCGCTGCATATAAGTTAGGCTTAGTTGATAATCAAGTGAAGGTACATATGCCTGGTGGAGTCATTGATATAGACACTAATACTGACGGACACGTTCATATGACCGGTAAGGTTTCAAGTATCGCAAGTGGTGCATTTTCAGACGAAATTTGGCAGCGTTTGGGGTAAAGGTGTTACGTTTGTAAAAAGATCCACCATCAAATCCTAATTCTTGCAATGGTTAGTTGATTATAAAATGATACTGGGCATGCTTCCTGTTTCAAGACATTCTCAAATGTGATTAAAAGGAGTGATAGTCTTGAAAAAAAGAAACATCTTAATTGTTTGTTTAGTGATGGTATATCTATTAACAGTTTTAAAAGGCCTAAATTATGATTTGTTTGAAATTAAGATTAGTACAAAAGCACTGTTAAGACAGAATCTTTCTTTGGAAGAAATGAAAAGATCGAGCATTTATAAAGCCTATAACCATATAGAAAATGATACAACAGTAGAGGAAATAGACAATCTTCTTAATAAGAAAAGCAAAAATATCTATAATTTTCTTGAAACATGGTATTATCCTTACGGTTATGTAAGTATAAGGTATGATAGAAACAAGGAATCGAGAGTATTGCATAAGCTTGTTAGTTTCGAATCTCCATACGTGTTAAAACTTAGTGATGAGGAATTATATTCTGTGTTTGAATGTAATTCCCTTGAAAAGATAATCAGCCTTCTTGGAGAACCTACAACACTTGGAAAAGATTATAATACAAATGGAGAAGCTGCTGATTATTATAGTTGGGGGATAAAAACCAGCTACTCCAAGGAATTTATAAAAGATATCGAAAAAAAATACAATGAATATGTGAACGTTACTAAATATGATGAATCCGTTGCTCAACCTATAAATTCGCCTAAAATTGGGGGGAGGTCTGATTTAAGTGTGACAATAAAAGCTGATAATAAGATTGAAGGATATTCACTATTTGAATCACATTAACCTTCAACCAGTACCTTCCCATTGACAATTCTGGTCTATAGTTATAGACTAATCAAAAAGTCTATAACTATAGACCCGAAGGAGGCGTTAACCTTGAACCAGCTTAAACTCTGTGAAAGTGAATATCGTTTTGCGGCCATTGTTTGGCAAAATGAACCCCTTGGCTCCGGCGAGTTGGTGACTCTCTGCGACCAACAGCTGGGCTGGAAGAAGTCCACCACCTATACTGTCCTGAAAAAGCTCTGTGAGCGGGGGATTCTAAAAAACGAAAATGCCCTGGTGACAGCTCTTGTTCCCCAAGCCCAAGTACAGAAGTTTGAAAGCGAACAGTTGATTAACCGTACCTTTGGCGGCTCTTTACCCGGCTTTATTACAGCCTTTATGAATGAGAAAAAATTAAGTTGGCAAGAGGCTGAGCAGCTAAAGAAGCTCATCGACAGCTATAAGGAGGAGTAGGCTATGGAACAATTCCTGCAAGATGTATTCCTAGCTGTTTTGAACATGAGCATTACCGCCGGCTATGCTATCCTCTTTGTTTTGCTGGCCCGGTTATTGTTAAGGAAAGCCTCCAAAATTTTCTCCTATTGCTTGTGGGGAGTGGTGCTGTTTCGCTTAATCAGTCCCGTTTCCTTCTCCTTTGCCTGGAGTTTTTTTGGCTTTATGAAAAAGGATACCATGGAACATATTCCGGCCGGTATTGGGATGATGGCCCAGCCTCAAGTTGATTTAGGGGTTGGTTATGTCAGCCAGGTCGTTACATCCTCTCTGCCTGGGGCAACCCCCATGGCCAGTGCTAACCCCCTGCAGATTATTATTTTTGTGGCTTCCCTGGTCTGGGTGTTGGGCTTTATCAGCTTATTGGCCTATAGCCTGATTTCCTATGGACTGCTGAAAAGAAAAGTCAGCCAGGCGATCCTTCTCAGAGATAATATTTGGGAGTGTCACTCCATCCGGTCTCCGTTTGTGTTAGGCTTTCTTAAGCCTATGATCTATTTGCCGCCGGGCTTTTCCGAAGGGGAAAAAAGCTATATCCTTAAGCATGAGGAAATACATATTCGACGTTATGATTATCTGATTAAGCCCTTGGCCTATTTTGTGCTCTGCCTTCACTGGTTCAATCCCCTGGTCTGGCTGAGTTTTATCCTGATGACTAAAGATATGGAAATGTCTTGTGACGAGCAGGTTCTTAAGGAAATGGGTCAGGGAATTAAGCAGGACTACAGCCGTTCCCTTCTAGCCCTGGCTCTCAGTCACAGGATGATGGTTGGAAGCCCCCTGGCCTTTGGCGAAAGCAGCGTTAAAAGCCGGATTAAGAATGTCCTAAATTATAAGCGGCCCACTTTTTGGGGAATCCTCGCCGGGGCGGCAGGGATTTTAATTCTTTCTTTAGGTTTAATCTCCAATCCGGAAAATTCCCAATCCGCTATGGCAAATTTAACGATCACTGGCAGCAGCCAGGAATCACAAAAGGAGCCTTCACCGGGAGCTCAGACTCAGAAAATCGCCCAACTTATTGAAGACAATCTGCAGACCATTATGTCCTCCCCCGGGCAGTCCTCTAATCCTGACGATTATATCAAAGCTCACGATATGGCTTATGAGAGTATCCTTAAATATGGGGGGGAGAATGCCTTGCTCTATGTTTTAGCTCAGTTTGAAGCAGGAAATGCTGAGGGACTGCGGGGGCAAATCCTAATGAGGCT comes from Desulfosporosinus meridiei DSM 13257 and encodes:
- a CDS encoding M56 family metallopeptidase, producing MEQFLQDVFLAVLNMSITAGYAILFVLLARLLLRKASKIFSYCLWGVVLFRLISPVSFSFAWSFFGFMKKDTMEHIPAGIGMMAQPQVDLGVGYVSQVVTSSLPGATPMASANPLQIIIFVASLVWVLGFISLLAYSLISYGLLKRKVSQAILLRDNIWECHSIRSPFVLGFLKPMIYLPPGFSEGEKSYILKHEEIHIRRYDYLIKPLAYFVLCLHWFNPLVWLSFILMTKDMEMSCDEQVLKEMGQGIKQDYSRSLLALALSHRMMVGSPLAFGESSVKSRIKNVLNYKRPTFWGILAGAAGILILSLGLISNPENSQSAMANLTITGSSQESQKEPSPGAQTQKIAQLIEDNLQTIMSSPGQSSNPDDYIKAHDMAYESILKYGGENALLYVLAQFEAGNAEGLRGQILMRLGKELLGVRNNVSDETLSPQEWYSRLQIRREVSLPDFAYQGNDSVAQLVYQTEVQKHKGRQGGFCVVAPHIFTSYREDGKLKVFVTTFAQSYRLYDNVLSEEGGGIIPAAITYREGPAGNYTLESYEQAKDGAYFASSIREYCVMPGSGKKIEGLAEEILSHYGDYSDIIKLQRENLTEHLQRHNRSRVFLHQSHYQKPTELIPIT
- a CDS encoding BlaI/MecI/CopY family transcriptional regulator produces the protein MNQLKLCESEYRFAAIVWQNEPLGSGELVTLCDQQLGWKKSTTYTVLKKLCERGILKNENALVTALVPQAQVQKFESEQLINRTFGGSLPGFITAFMNEKKLSWQEAEQLKKLIDSYKEE